The following is a genomic window from Bacteroidota bacterium.
TTGAGACTTAGCAGTTCAATGGCTTCATCCTTTTTTTCCTGAAGTATGAGTTTGTCGATTTTTGCCTGTTTTACTTTTGCGGTAGAGCTAAAGCCGTCAAACACATTCCACTTTAATTTAAGTCCTACGGCCCACTCAGGATCAAACATTGTGAGGTTATCTTTTACAAGTTCCTTTTTGCCAAAAGCGACAACTTTAGGCATGAATTCGGAGTATTCTGATTTTACTTTATAGTCGGAAGCTTTAATTGCTTCTTCAATCGATTTAATATCGTTTCGTGTGCTGATGTCGCCTGTATTTTCATTTATAAAAATTAAATTGAGTTCCGGTTTTACGTTATAAAATCTGGCAGCCTCCATTCCTGTCATCTGTGAAAGCTTTGCTGTCAATAGTTTTTTAGCTGTTTCGAGCTCTACTCTTTTTACATCAACCTTTTGTTGAGCCAACTCGAGCTTGTGCAAATCGAGTTTAGTAAGCAGTCCGTTTTTAAATGCTTTTTCTACGAATTCTTTTTGATTATTAATCATATTTTCGGTGTCGTCGAGAACTTCTTCCGATTTATATGTTACTGCAAACTGATCGTAATACTTTACAACTTCAAGGGTTAGTTTTGTTCTTTCCTGTTCCGACATTAACTCTATTGCATTTCTTTTGTGTTTGGCAGCTTTTGCCAAATAAGGGATTTTCCCCCCGCTAAATAGAATCATCTGAGCTGTTACATTGGCCTTGAAGTATTCTTTTTCCTGAATAGGTGGGATCTCCTTTATTTCAACCCCATTTTGAGATAGCATCGCCATTAGTTCCGGGGTAGGTTGTTGGTTAAAAGGAAGTCCGGTCTGTTCTTTAATCAATAACCACTGGTTTCCCATCAGTAAAGAATTAAAATCATCGTCGAACTTAATATCATCATCTAATATAGTATACCCGGCTTCAGCGCTTATTTTTGGTAAGTAGGAGCGAAGGGCGCGTTTTCTGTCGAGGTCGGCCTGTTCAGACTGGTATTGCGCAATTTTTAGTTTTTGACTGTGCGAAATTGTAGCTTCAATAATCTCTTCTAAATTCATAGAATCGCTTTGTTGAGCGTTGGCTACCGGTAGAATTGCTGTAAATAGCATGAGTATCGTCGTAATCTTAAATACTCTTGTTTTATTTTGCATGGTAATATTACTTTTAATTATTTTTAGGAAACCAAGAAGTTGAATGTGGTTTCCGAAAAAGCACGATAAATCGTTGTTATTATTGTGTTTGAAATTTCATTGTTGATATAAATTTTAGAGAAACCAGTAAGGAGAAATGGGTTTCCGTTCAGGTAAAAAAATTATCTCTCTGTTATTCCGTCAAAAATAATTTCCATGAGACCTTCAAAAATTCCTTTTGTAGAAATTGGCATTTCGTTTATCATTTTCAAAGGCACTTGTTTGGTAAAGCTTGGTATTATTAATGTTTCTATAGCACTTATGTATGTTAATACAACTAAACTTTTGTTTATCTTTTTATTAACGAATCCTTTCTTCTGTCCTTCTTCAAGTAATTTGTAGAATCCTTCGAAGGCAATTTCCTGTTTTATTATTTGCATTTTTTGCCATGCCTGTGGGGCATTGTTGCTAATATCATCAATAAATTGAGGGTTGATAGCAGATAATTTAGTTCCTACTAATGTAAATATTGCCTGCAATTTCTCCTTGAATTCAAGATTGCCACTATTGTAAATATTTTCAGATTCCTTTTTAATTCCTGTAAAGAAATTTGATATTATTTTTTCAAGTAAATCTTCTTTGCTGTCGAAATATGTGTATATGGTTTTTTTGCTGATACCCAGATTTTTAGATATGCCCAACATAGATGTTTTACTATATCCATAGTTTAAAAACATTTCTCTGGCGGTGTCTAAAATTCTTTTCTTATGGTCCATTGTTTGGAAACTTAAAATTGTAAATGGGTTTCGTGGGCAAATTTATGATAAAACATATAATTGCAAAATAAAAAGTGATTTTTTTATAAAAAGAGGAAAGAGGAAAGGCTAAAGAGAAAAGACTAAAGAGAAAAGATACCTGCCTGCGTGACTCAGTCAGGCAGGAAAGAGGAAAGATAAAAGAGGAAAGATAAAAGATACCTGCCTGCGTGACTCAGTCAGGCAGGAAAGAGGAAAGAGAAGTCTGCAATGTTCCTTATCGCTTATTAAAGGAAATAACGAAATAGGATACTTTATTTTTGTACGAAAATATTCATAGCTGATGCAGGGTAAAAATTATCTGTAA
Proteins encoded in this region:
- a CDS encoding TolC family protein encodes the protein MQNKTRVFKITTILMLFTAILPVANAQQSDSMNLEEIIEATISHSQKLKIAQYQSEQADLDRKRALRSYLPKISAEAGYTILDDDIKFDDDFNSLLMGNQWLLIKEQTGLPFNQQPTPELMAMLSQNGVEIKEIPPIQEKEYFKANVTAQMILFSGGKIPYLAKAAKHKRNAIELMSEQERTKLTLEVVKYYDQFAVTYKSEEVLDDTENMINNQKEFVEKAFKNGLLTKLDLHKLELAQQKVDVKRVELETAKKLLTAKLSQMTGMEAARFYNVKPELNLIFINENTGDISTRNDIKSIEEAIKASDYKVKSEYSEFMPKVVAFGKKELVKDNLTMFDPEWAVGLKLKWNVFDGFSSTAKVKQAKIDKLILQEKKDEAIELLSLKLTKEALDLDKNFKLIELADKKVEVATKTFELSEKQYKHGLVSQNDHLNTLLALEKAKLEKIKAIYNQRVAALNYLDTKGSLNFNSIIN
- a CDS encoding TetR/AcrR family transcriptional regulator, producing MDHKKRILDTAREMFLNYGYSKTSMLGISKNLGISKKTIYTYFDSKEDLLEKIISNFFTGIKKESENIYNSGNLEFKEKLQAIFTLVGTKLSAINPQFIDDISNNAPQAWQKMQIIKQEIAFEGFYKLLEEGQKKGFVNKKINKSLVVLTYISAIETLIIPSFTKQVPLKMINEMPISTKGIFEGLMEIIFDGITER